The proteins below come from a single Pradoshia eiseniae genomic window:
- the kamA gene encoding lysine 2,3-aminomutase encodes MNNQLYKPTRHWKDIELWKDVTEEQWNDWIWQLTHTIKTLEDLKKVINLTPDEEEGVRISTKTIPLNITPYYASLMNPDDERCPIRMQSVPIGKELYKTPYDLEDPLHEDEDSPVPGLTHRYPDRVLFLVTNQCSMYCRYCTRRRFSGQIGMGVPKKQLDQAINYIRETPAVRDVLISGGDGLLINDSILEYILKNLRAIPHVEIIRIGTRAPVVFPQRITENLCNILKKYHPVWLNTHFNTSIEITEESKKACEMLVNSGVPVGNQAVILAGINDSVPIMKKLMHDLVKIRVRPYYIYQCDLSEGISHFRAPISKGLEIIEGLRGHTSGYAIPTFVVDAPGGGGKISLQPNYILSQSPDKTVLRNYEGVITTYPEPETYTAGTADGYFQQIYGTYQEERGDGVLGLLHDKQFNLVPKDLPRYHKREGYAQAPDHSSLKDKREKRDQLKEKKFMAQQKPTPKVEEGGQS; translated from the coding sequence ATGAACAATCAATTATACAAACCAACGCGACATTGGAAGGATATCGAGCTCTGGAAGGATGTCACGGAGGAGCAATGGAATGACTGGATCTGGCAGCTGACCCATACGATAAAGACCTTGGAAGACTTGAAGAAAGTCATCAACCTAACGCCAGACGAAGAAGAGGGAGTCCGCATCTCGACCAAAACGATTCCCCTTAATATAACCCCTTATTATGCTTCATTGATGAATCCGGATGATGAAAGATGCCCAATCCGAATGCAATCGGTTCCGATTGGGAAGGAATTATATAAAACACCATACGATCTTGAAGACCCGCTCCACGAGGATGAAGATTCCCCAGTGCCTGGGCTGACCCATCGCTATCCTGATAGGGTGCTCTTTTTGGTGACAAACCAATGCTCGATGTATTGCCGTTATTGCACCCGGAGACGATTCTCCGGCCAGATCGGCATGGGTGTTCCGAAGAAACAGCTTGACCAGGCTATCAATTATATTCGGGAAACACCGGCTGTAAGGGATGTCCTTATTTCCGGTGGTGACGGATTATTGATCAATGACAGCATTCTCGAATATATCCTGAAGAATTTACGAGCCATCCCGCATGTGGAAATCATCCGAATTGGAACACGTGCCCCTGTCGTCTTTCCGCAGCGGATTACGGAGAATCTGTGCAATATACTGAAAAAATATCATCCAGTATGGCTGAATACGCATTTTAATACATCAATCGAAATTACAGAGGAATCTAAGAAAGCTTGTGAAATGCTCGTCAATTCCGGTGTTCCTGTTGGCAATCAGGCGGTAATCCTTGCTGGAATCAATGACAGCGTGCCTATTATGAAAAAGCTCATGCATGATTTAGTCAAAATCAGAGTACGTCCGTATTATATTTATCAATGTGATCTATCAGAGGGAATTTCCCATTTCAGAGCTCCAATCAGCAAGGGACTTGAAATTATTGAAGGATTAAGGGGACATACGAGCGGTTATGCTATTCCGACGTTTGTTGTCGATGCGCCGGGCGGAGGCGGGAAAATTTCGCTTCAGCCAAATTATATCCTCTCTCAATCTCCAGACAAAACGGTACTTAGAAACTATGAAGGGGTTATCACCACCTATCCTGAGCCGGAAACCTATACAGCAGGAACTGCCGATGGTTATTTCCAGCAAATCTATGGAACCTATCAGGAAGAACGTGGAGATGGCGTATTAGGCTTACTTCATGATAAACAATTCAATCTGGTTCCGAAAGATCTTCCGCGTTATCACAAACGGGAAGGTTATGCACAAGCCCCAGATCACTCCTCTTTGAAAGACAAGCGAGAAAAAAGGGATCAATTGAAGGAAAAGAAATTCATGGCCCAACAAAAACCAACCCCAAAAGTTGAGGAAGGCGGCCAATCATGA
- a CDS encoding YokU family protein: MWCEEKAANEMKDKVYWELPDGTNAIEITEVPSYKCNECGIVYQTDEQVKEIEDQLFLIDTKQLEKSLTYQELMEKPRLLKRNYFDFG; this comes from the coding sequence ATGTGGTGCGAAGAAAAGGCCGCAAACGAAATGAAGGATAAAGTTTATTGGGAACTTCCAGATGGAACGAATGCGATTGAAATCACAGAGGTGCCCTCATATAAGTGCAATGAATGCGGCATTGTCTATCAAACCGATGAACAGGTGAAGGAAATTGAAGACCAGCTATTTCTTATTGATACGAAACAGCTGGAGAAGAGCCTAACCTATCAGGAGCTGATGGAGAAGCCGAGACTGCTAAAGAGGAATTATTTTGATTTTGGATGA
- a CDS encoding (2,3-dihydroxybenzoyl)adenylate synthase, whose translation MLDGFVPWPAERAEFYREAGCWSGLTFGEMLEKRSKEYAHQIAVVGHNGQLTYQELNERVDQLAAGLQRLGIGKEDRVVVQLPNVIEYVEVVFALFKIGALPVFALPSHRYNEISYFCDFTEAKAYIIKDKFTGFDYRELARQVKAELPQLLNVIVCGEEQEFMNLSSLYKEEPFEKVVVQGSDVAFLQLSGGSTGLSKLIPRTHDEYMYTIKRSVECCKVSEDTVFLIVLPVSHNYPMSSPGILGTLYAGGKIVLSLTPSPDEAFPLIEKHGVTMVSLVPPLALHWLDVREKYEEELTSLEVILVGGSKFSAEAAKRIEPSFGCTLQQVFGMAEGLVNYTRLDDPYEKRIYTQGRPMSPYDEIKIVDEEDREVPAGKPGHLLTRGPYTIQGYYKSPEHNAKAFTKDGFYRTGDIVSVDEEGYLTVEGRDKDQINRGGEKIAAEEVENHLLAHSAVHDAAIVAKEDKYLGEKSCAFIILREDYQATKKELKQFLKNRGLATYKIPDDFVFVEHFPMTHLGKVSKKDLRNQLITGVSR comes from the coding sequence ATGCTCGATGGATTTGTGCCATGGCCGGCAGAAAGAGCCGAATTCTACCGGGAAGCGGGCTGCTGGAGCGGCTTAACTTTTGGGGAAATGCTAGAAAAGCGGAGTAAAGAATATGCTCATCAAATTGCTGTAGTGGGTCATAATGGCCAGCTAACCTATCAAGAATTGAATGAACGAGTCGACCAGCTTGCGGCTGGTTTGCAGAGGCTGGGCATTGGAAAAGAGGACCGTGTGGTTGTCCAGCTGCCGAATGTTATTGAATATGTTGAAGTGGTCTTTGCATTGTTTAAAATAGGCGCATTGCCAGTTTTCGCCCTTCCTTCTCATCGATATAACGAAATCAGTTATTTCTGTGACTTTACCGAGGCAAAGGCTTATATCATAAAAGACAAATTCACTGGATTTGATTATAGGGAATTAGCGCGCCAAGTGAAAGCGGAGCTTCCGCAATTATTAAATGTCATTGTTTGCGGTGAAGAACAAGAATTCATGAATCTATCATCCCTTTATAAGGAGGAGCCATTTGAAAAAGTAGTAGTGCAAGGAAGTGATGTCGCATTCTTGCAGCTATCTGGAGGAAGTACCGGATTATCAAAGCTGATTCCGCGCACGCATGATGAATATATGTACACAATCAAACGAAGTGTTGAATGCTGCAAAGTGTCTGAGGATACGGTCTTTCTTATTGTTCTCCCTGTCTCGCATAATTATCCGATGAGCTCGCCTGGGATTCTTGGGACTTTATATGCGGGCGGAAAAATCGTGCTTAGTTTAACGCCAAGTCCTGATGAGGCCTTTCCTTTAATCGAGAAACATGGCGTGACGATGGTGTCGTTAGTTCCTCCTCTAGCCTTGCACTGGCTTGATGTGAGGGAGAAATATGAGGAAGAGTTAACAAGCTTAGAAGTTATCTTGGTGGGAGGGTCTAAATTTAGTGCAGAAGCTGCAAAACGAATAGAGCCTTCTTTCGGCTGTACTCTACAACAAGTTTTTGGCATGGCGGAGGGCTTGGTGAACTACACCCGTTTGGACGATCCGTACGAAAAGAGGATTTATACCCAGGGACGTCCAATGTCACCGTATGATGAAATCAAAATCGTCGATGAAGAGGACAGAGAAGTTCCTGCCGGAAAACCTGGTCATCTATTGACTAGAGGTCCTTATACGATTCAAGGATATTATAAGTCGCCCGAACATAATGCCAAGGCGTTTACAAAGGACGGTTTTTATCGAACGGGTGATATTGTATCTGTCGATGAGGAGGGCTATTTGACCGTTGAAGGACGTGATAAAGACCAAATTAATCGCGGGGGAGAGAAGATTGCCGCCGAAGAAGTGGAGAACCATCTACTTGCTCATTCGGCTGTGCATGATGCTGCAATAGTCGCAAAGGAAGATAAGTATTTGGGAGAAAAAAGCTGTGCCTTCATAATTTTACGCGAAGATTATCAGGCAACGAAAAAAGAGCTGAAACAATTTTTGAAGAACCGAGGTCTTGCGACGTACAAAATACCGGATGATTTCGTTTTTGTCGAGCATTTCCCGATGACTCATCTTGGAAAAGTATCAAAAAAGGATTTGCGAAATCAATTAATAACAGGAGTTAGCCGATAG
- a CDS encoding phosphopantetheine-binding protein, which translates to MSLEQLRLLLADYLDDEEWRNLEDKDDLTDCGMDSIAFMSITEELRSQDIMVTFMDLAEETTVEAWHRKIQEKTTAQ; encoded by the coding sequence ATGTCATTAGAACAATTACGATTATTACTAGCTGATTATCTCGATGATGAAGAATGGAGAAACCTAGAGGATAAGGATGATTTGACTGATTGCGGCATGGATTCCATCGCCTTTATGTCAATAACCGAAGAGCTGCGGTCACAAGACATTATGGTCACGTTTATGGATTTAGCGGAAGAAACGACAGTAGAGGCTTGGCACCGGAAAATACAAGAGAAAACTACTGCCCAGTAA